In Arthrobacter sp. CJ23, the genomic window TGCCCGCACAACCGAGTCCGATCCGGCCACTCCGGCGGAGTTGGCCACGTGTATTTTCTGGACGCTGGCACACAGGCGCCAGACAGCCAGGCGCCGGCGCCTGGGCGTCAGGGACACGTTGACCCCGGCACCGGCAGGCCCAAGCCACGCGCTCTCCTGGATCTCCGGACGCGCTGCTGATTTGAGACCAACCCAGTCAGCGTGGGCACAGAGAAGCGTGCAACGGCGCCAGCCCCTGGCCACCACGGAGGTGCCTTGTGAAAGGCTACCGAGTCGGCTGGATCCATCTGGTGGCGCTGACTGGTGAGCACAGGCGACCCGTACCGCCTCCCTCGACAGGGTCTGGAATGTGGCGTGAGTGTTCGGTCCTCCACACCGCTTGATCCGATCGCAGGCAACAACTGATGTACTCCGATGCCCTTCGACAGCCAAGTAGCTGACACTGCGTTTCCTTGGTGCTGCTCCTTCGAACTTTCGAATTCCTTGCCCTCTACCCTCGCAGCCATGCCAGCCTAGGACGACTGGAGGCCGGGACGGGGACGGGACCGGGCCATGCAGTCACACTCCTTGCCAGCCGTGGACGATGGCCTCAAATCAACAGAGGCATTCCTGGACTTGCTGTGCACATACCAATCGTTCCGGCCAGCAGCCAAGGCCCGAACATTTTGGGGTACCTCCCGGATCCGGGGAGGCGATTGCTGGTCTCAACTTCGACGGGCAAGGCTCCGTCCCCCCCCCCCCCGGAAGGGATCAACCCTGGACAAACACACGGACATGGCCCCTTGCCATTGTCCTTGCACCGTACAGGACTCGCTCTCGCTCTCGCGTTGAGTATCCGCCCAGTCCTCCCATGCTCTCCCAAACGCGAGCACGAACACTTGCAGGTCCACGTCCGGATCTACTCACGACGGAACTGCAGCTAGTGCCGGCAGCCGACATGGGCGGCTACACCCTTCCATGGAGACCGGACACGCCGACAGTGCTTCAGATGGACCTAGTTCACGTGATGCTGAACCGGGCCTACGGTTGATGCCACCCAGTGAGTCGATCCCGGATTCACAGCAAGGACGATGCATCGCCAGCTGTACGTCCAGCATGCTCTCTCAAATTGGCTTAGTAATGCACAGGACCCACTTGAGATATTCACAATGTTATCCACAGGACTATCCACCGGGACCAAGATCGGGCCAGGGACCCTGGTTCGCAGCTTAGATCGCCGAAGCCCCACTCGACGCCAAGCGTTCGATGGCAGCGGGACTACGACGGTTGATCTGAGTACGCATAGGAATCCCCTGAAATAGCTAGGGTTCCATGTCAAGCGACACCAGAATCTCCGAGTCAGCGGGGCGGCTGTCTTCGTTTCACGTGAAACACTCCTATGACCACCAGAGACCCACCAGGGGGCGGCGGCGAACCTGATGCAACGGGGGGCGTTAGTCACCCCACTTCTCCATAGAGTTTTCCCCAAAGTTATCCACAGGCATATCCACTGCCGTATTCTGCGTTACCCACAGGTCCCGGTCGATACCAGGAGGCGCAAAGAAGATGAGCAGTGCGCTTTGGGTCTTCATTACTCCCATCCGTTTCACGTGAAACATTGCCGCACCGCCGACTGACCTAGCCAGCGTGGAGCCAAGATTCGGACCGCGCTCATCCGAATCCGACCCGACGAGTGAATCTGCCGACCCGGCCCAACTCAAACCAGCCCTGGGATTCGATGGCCACGCTCTTGGCGACAGCGCAGGACGTGCCTAATGTCCCGACAGTGGTGATGGCAGAACCCAGCAATGGACGATGTCACTGCCACCGCTGCCGACACGGCTGCCCTAGTCAAAGCCCTCCTAACTCCAAGGGCTCGCACTACGGCTGATAGCTCGGAGCCGCAAACTGTCGTCGGTGGACTGCCCGGGTGAGGGCACGGGCATGGGACCCAGAACGCCGCTGTGGCGCGATCCGTTCCAAACGGATTCTCCTTGCGGCCAAGTGGGGTGCCAGCTCACCTAGAGGCACCGAAGCTAGATGCTCCGACGGAGCCTCCGGCTGCCATCCAGGCGCCTGATCGAGCGGGGCTGGCACAAGGATCGAGCGCCCTATCGGCAGCGGGTGACTGTCGACGGTGACTGCTCTGTGGACGCCAGCAGCTCCGGCGCCGGCCAGGGGTCGACACGTCAGGGGGGACCGAGTAGGACGCAGCCTCCGGAACTCTCCTTCAGGAGCTCTTCCACGGGTGAGACTCAGCCATTATCGGAAGCTTCAACACTTCAAGCATTGGAGTCAGAGGTATCGAGTTGGTCAAGCCATGAGTTTACTCGCCAGAAGCCAGGGCCTCAGGGGGCCTGGGGACAGCACAGTTGTATGGTCCGAGGGGCCTGCGCGAACCCCGCGGCGGATACCTCCCGTCCAGCAGAGCGCACACGACGGACGCCGATGGTTCCGTCGGCCCCAATGAAACGTTCAGCCCTCCAACGTAGTGGGATGGTTCATGCGTTCCCTCCGTGGCCTTCCATCCTTGGGGCGGCGAGGGCTGGACATGGCATCCGTGGATAGGGACGGAGAAGGCATGCGGAATAGCTCATGCCTGTTTCACGTGAAACAGAACGCGCAGTGGCCCGCTGGAAGGCAGGGGATCCAGCTTGCTTGCACCAGGCCGGAGCGTCCGAGGAATCTCCTCGGGAGGCCACCAAGGCGTATGCCAATTCTCTTGCCTGCCCCATACCCGCGCCACGGCGGTGACAGTGTCAGGGCCGTACTGGTGCCAGCGGCACGCCTGTATCGGGTCCGGACTGTACTGGCCGTGCCAGAGGAACGGCCCTTGGGGCACACTGCCTAGCTCAGTGCTATGTTTCACGTGAAACACGGCTGCCGGTGAATCGACATGCCAAGACGCAGCGCTGGACGGCACGGAAACCCACGGAAGCTCAGTGTCGACGTGGACCGAAACTCACAGTGGGATGTGCGCTCTTTGAGGTGTGCCATGCGGATATCAACACTGCCCGCCGTGACCTTCCCTGTCGCATGGATCCAGCAGCGCTGACGAACACGCGCAGGAGCAACAAATTCCCGGAGCCCCATGGCCAGTGAGTCAAAGGGGCGGCTTCGTCCCAGGTGCAGGGCCCCCTACGGGCGCAGAGGAGCCCCGGACTCCGGACAGGTGCTACCGAACACCAAACAAGGAGAGCATGTGCGCGACCATTGGCCTGCACTGGGAACAACGTTCGGCCCAGGAGGCTCTCTTTGGGGCAGCTTCGGCCTACCCAGGAATTCAAGTCCCGGGGAACCCGAGGACTCCAACGACCATGAGTACGGGAGAAGGACCATGTTCCACGTGAAACAAGGGCATCCGTAGTGCGGCCGCGGTCGGATTCTGAATCTGGACGTGCCATAGGCGGCTTGTAACTGGGCCCTGCGGCACACGGCAATCATCCCTCGGCAGCCCTATCAGGAATCCATCCACTGCCGATTCCGTCCGCCCATCCTTGCTTGCTCTGGCTCCACGCATACTCACGGGATGCCAGAGCCAGGGGAAAGGGGGAAGTACTCTCCGGACGGAGGAGTGGTCGCAACTGCGCAGCGAGGTAGGCGCAGTGCCGCTGATCCCCGGCCTGGCAAAAGGGCTTCTGCTGCCAAAAACTGGCGAGGCCGCCACGTCCAGGCAAGGTGCCAACCGCATGTGATCTTGCAGAGTCCACGCAACTTCCGGACCAACGCAATCCTTCTGCGCCGGGACAAGGTGCCGTTTCACGTGAAACATCCGCCTCGTGGGAGACGGATGTGCCCGCAAATAGAAGAGCCAAGCCACTAGCGCAGCGTGCACGGCCAAGGCCCGATATGAAGGAATCGCCAGTCCTGCCCAATCAGCAAGCGGCAAAAGCAGCAAGCGTCAACACAGGAGCGGCCAACACGGGACCACCCAGACGGGATCACCCAAACAAAAAGATGGGGCCTGCCTCAAGGAAGCAAACCCCATCCAGTGGAAAATCGATCGTTAGCCCTCGGCCCCGGGACTCAGAACATCCATGATCCGGTTGAGATCCTCAACGCTGGCGAATTCGATGCTGACCCGCCCCTTCCGGGCACCGAGCGTGATCTTCACACTGGTGTCCAGACGGTCGGACAGGGACGAGGCCAGGTAGTCCAGGCGTTCGTGGCGGGCGTTGGGGCGCGGGATGCTGTTCTTGGCCGGAGCCACAGGATCCTGGTAAAGAGTGACGGCTTCCTCGGTGGCCCTGACGGACATGCCTTCAGCAACGATCTTCTGGGCAAGCCGCTCCATGGCCGCAGCGTCTGGCAATGCCAGCAGGGCACGCGCATGCCCCGCGGACAGCACGTTCGCGGCAACCCGGCGCTGAACCAGCGGGGGGAGCTTCAGCAGGCGAAGCGTGTTGGTGACCTGGGGCCGGGAGCGGCCGATCCTGTCGGCCAGCTGCTCGTGCGTGGTGCCGAAGTCCTCCAGAAGCTGCTGGTACGCGGCAGCTTCTTCCAAGGGGTTCAGCTGGCTGCGGTGAAGGTTCTCAAGGAGGGCGTCGCGCAGGAGGTCGTCATCCGTGGTGTCACGGACAATTGCCGGGATGGTGTCGAGCCCAGCGGCCTGAACTGCACGCCACCGGCGTTCACCCATGACCAATTCATATGGTTCTCCACCCTTTTCGGTTGAAGTACGCACCACAATTGGCTGGAGGACGCCGATTTCCTTGACCGAGTGCACAAGCTCAGCCATGTCGTCTTCATCGAAGACGCTACGGGGCTGCTTGCGGTTCGGGTGGATGTCGGTGACCGCGATTTCAGCGAACCGGGCGCCAGGTACTTCAACCAGCTCAACCTGGGGTACCGAAACAGCTTCCGGCGCCTCTACGTCAACCTTGCCGGCAGCGGAGCCAGCGGCAGCCGCCTTCGCGGCCGGCACCTTCACAGCACCAGCCCTTGCCGGGGCCTTCGCCGCAGCGCTCTTGCCTGCCACGGTCTTCGCAGGCGCTTTCGCAGGGGTCTTGCCGTTTCCCGATTCCGCAACAGCAGGCTCCACTACGGCTGGGGACTCAACCTCAACAGATTCAGCAGGTGCTGCCGGAGTCTTGCGGGCTTCCGGGAAGAACAGGTCCACTGGGCGGCTGGACACTGCGCTGGCGCCAACTGCTCCGGTCGCGGGGGAACTCGGAATGAGAGCCCCAAGACCCCTGCCCAGGCCTCGTCGCTTTTCGCTCATTGATACATCCCTCCGATGGAATAGCCGGGCACGGACCGGCCAAGGCTGTTGCAGTGTT contains:
- a CDS encoding ParB/RepB/Spo0J family partition protein, whose product is MSEKRRGLGRGLGALIPSSPATGAVGASAVSSRPVDLFFPEARKTPAAPAESVEVESPAVVEPAVAESGNGKTPAKAPAKTVAGKSAAAKAPARAGAVKVPAAKAAAAGSAAGKVDVEAPEAVSVPQVELVEVPGARFAEIAVTDIHPNRKQPRSVFDEDDMAELVHSVKEIGVLQPIVVRTSTEKGGEPYELVMGERRWRAVQAAGLDTIPAIVRDTTDDDLLRDALLENLHRSQLNPLEEAAAYQQLLEDFGTTHEQLADRIGRSRPQVTNTLRLLKLPPLVQRRVAANVLSAGHARALLALPDAAAMERLAQKIVAEGMSVRATEEAVTLYQDPVAPAKNSIPRPNARHERLDYLASSLSDRLDTSVKITLGARKGRVSIEFASVEDLNRIMDVLSPGAEG